The following are encoded in a window of uncultured Sphaerochaeta sp. genomic DNA:
- a CDS encoding sigma 54-interacting transcriptional regulator, producing the protein MIKILIVVPYQELQEAFDQVIQSYDLDTIEVRTTHIYGSDPQKIVPLAADIIVARGITAQAIAHQKPSVHVVPIALSSADLLSALAKAKKVNSTAHIGVVTNEQLCDQELISTLVGQPVTIFQVTDEKDVKIGLEHLARKGCTIFVGGLTMCRLCEEQQFAHVHVKSGYQAVVHAVAEAVAAARSLERAQTRGNLLGTLLNNAAYALLAINSSATIIAANRQAEQLFGTTSLLGKQLMEVYQGGKWDLTLKAGKKEILVPIAGKQFLVTQQPISMDEETSGFLFTFQNTEAIQQTEHMIRTELSRKGLVAKYTFSNIVTQNAQMIALVEKARRFSQVPGAVLLLGETGTGKELFAQSIHNASPRASQPFVAVNCAALPEQLLESELFGYAEGAFTGASKGGKPGLFELAHKGTIFLDEIAEMPIVVQAKLLRVLQEREVRRVGADMVVPVDVRVISAANSNILQKVQDGSFRLDLFYRISLLSLMLIPLRDRPEDIGLLFSHFVTQYCERHGLTGININTDALEVLEQFYWPGNIRELRNAAERLAILHTSDQVGFREIEQLDIGSTGLYLDAKETQRPKSKKKKCSDHELYDQFLSSGLTREEFAKEVGISRTTLWRKFSRFETT; encoded by the coding sequence TTGATAAAGATTTTGATTGTTGTTCCCTACCAAGAATTGCAAGAAGCATTCGATCAAGTCATCCAGAGTTATGACCTGGATACGATTGAAGTGCGTACCACCCATATCTATGGAAGCGATCCACAGAAGATCGTACCTCTTGCTGCTGATATCATTGTAGCTCGTGGAATAACTGCACAGGCAATTGCTCACCAAAAACCGTCGGTGCATGTTGTGCCCATCGCACTCAGTAGCGCGGATTTACTCAGTGCGCTAGCCAAAGCCAAGAAAGTGAACAGTACAGCCCATATCGGGGTAGTCACGAATGAACAGCTTTGTGACCAGGAGTTGATCAGCACCTTGGTCGGGCAGCCTGTAACCATCTTCCAGGTAACCGATGAGAAAGACGTGAAAATCGGACTGGAGCACCTTGCAAGAAAGGGTTGCACCATCTTTGTGGGTGGACTCACGATGTGCCGTTTATGTGAGGAGCAACAGTTTGCCCATGTGCATGTAAAGAGTGGCTATCAGGCAGTTGTTCATGCAGTAGCGGAAGCCGTTGCAGCCGCTCGCTCTCTCGAGCGTGCGCAGACAAGGGGAAATCTGCTAGGGACACTGCTCAACAATGCTGCATATGCACTGCTTGCGATCAACAGCAGTGCAACCATCATTGCAGCCAACAGGCAAGCTGAGCAACTCTTTGGTACTACATCCCTGTTGGGAAAGCAGTTGATGGAAGTATATCAAGGAGGGAAGTGGGATCTTACCTTGAAGGCAGGGAAGAAAGAGATACTCGTGCCGATTGCAGGCAAGCAGTTCTTGGTGACCCAGCAACCGATCAGCATGGATGAAGAGACATCAGGCTTCCTCTTCACATTCCAGAATACAGAGGCAATCCAGCAGACAGAGCATATGATCAGGACGGAGTTGAGCAGAAAGGGCTTGGTCGCCAAGTACACCTTCTCCAATATTGTGACACAGAATGCCCAGATGATTGCTCTGGTGGAGAAAGCCAGAAGGTTCAGCCAGGTCCCAGGTGCCGTACTTCTGCTTGGTGAGACAGGAACTGGAAAGGAGTTGTTTGCCCAAAGCATACACAATGCATCACCCCGTGCCTCACAACCCTTTGTTGCGGTGAACTGTGCTGCACTTCCTGAACAACTGCTGGAGAGTGAGTTGTTCGGATACGCCGAGGGAGCCTTCACTGGTGCAAGCAAGGGAGGAAAACCGGGATTGTTTGAATTGGCTCACAAGGGCACCATCTTTCTCGATGAAATTGCAGAAATGCCGATAGTCGTGCAGGCGAAACTGCTTCGTGTCCTTCAGGAGCGTGAGGTTCGCCGAGTAGGGGCCGACATGGTTGTCCCTGTAGATGTGAGAGTCATCAGTGCCGCAAACAGCAATATCCTGCAGAAAGTACAGGATGGGTCGTTCCGTCTTGACCTCTTCTATCGTATCAGTCTGTTGAGCCTGATGTTGATTCCTTTACGTGATCGTCCTGAGGATATCGGGTTGTTGTTCTCCCATTTTGTCACGCAATACTGCGAGCGGCATGGACTGACCGGGATCAACATCAATACAGACGCACTTGAAGTGCTTGAACAGTTCTACTGGCCCGGGAACATCCGCGAGCTGCGCAATGCTGCAGAACGTCTTGCCATTCTTCATACCTCCGACCAGGTTGGTTTCCGCGAGATAGAGCAACTCGATATCGGGTCCACCGGCTTGTATCTAGATGCCAAGGAAACACAAAGACCAAAGTCTAAAAAGAAAAAATGCTCCGATCACGAGCTGTATGATCAGTTCCTCTCCAGTGGTTTGACTCGTGAGGAATTCGCCAAGGAGGTCGGTATAAGCAGGACGACGCTCTGGAGGAAGTTCTCCCGATTTGAAACAACGTAA
- a CDS encoding 4-hydroxythreonine-4-phosphate dehydrogenase PdxA gives MNDKPVLGLLIGDGAGVGPEIIAKLAVGKFFEQYCKPVVIGDVRILERAFSVIGSSVPLQVIDNVDEADWSKGLPILDQKDQDPEVVKFGTLTTEAGKANLHALELGVSLYKEKKIEGFCFAPFHKAGLKQAGSKVESEHHLLAQLFSHTEPFGEINVLGDLWTTRTTSHIPISEVSKNLTVESILRAVRLANASLKNSGITKPRLALAALNPHAGENGLCGREEIDVIIPAIEKAREMGIDATGPYPSDITFIKAFRGDFDGVVTMYHDQGQIALKLRGFDEGITIAGGLPAPIVTCAHGTAYDIAGTGVVKTSAFENAVKMASRMANHLRQQA, from the coding sequence ATGAACGATAAACCTGTATTGGGACTTTTAATCGGAGACGGAGCCGGAGTCGGACCTGAGATCATAGCCAAGCTGGCTGTTGGTAAATTTTTTGAACAGTATTGTAAACCAGTGGTTATTGGTGATGTACGTATACTCGAGCGTGCCTTCTCGGTAATTGGTTCCTCTGTCCCCTTGCAGGTGATTGACAATGTGGATGAAGCTGACTGGAGCAAGGGTCTTCCAATCCTTGACCAGAAAGATCAGGACCCTGAAGTCGTGAAGTTTGGTACCCTGACCACTGAGGCAGGCAAGGCAAACCTTCATGCCCTGGAGCTTGGTGTTTCCTTGTATAAAGAGAAGAAGATTGAAGGTTTCTGCTTCGCTCCTTTCCATAAAGCAGGGCTCAAGCAGGCAGGAAGCAAGGTGGAGAGTGAACACCACTTACTCGCCCAGTTATTCAGCCATACGGAACCTTTCGGGGAGATCAATGTGTTGGGTGACCTCTGGACTACCCGAACCACCAGTCATATTCCCATCAGCGAGGTAAGCAAGAACTTGACGGTAGAGAGCATCCTGCGTGCAGTACGCCTTGCCAACGCATCCTTGAAGAACAGTGGCATCACAAAGCCACGACTTGCTCTTGCTGCACTGAATCCCCACGCTGGAGAAAATGGCCTCTGTGGACGTGAAGAGATTGATGTAATCATCCCAGCTATTGAGAAAGCAAGAGAGATGGGAATAGATGCAACAGGGCCCTATCCAAGTGACATCACCTTTATCAAGGCCTTCCGCGGTGATTTTGACGGGGTAGTGACCATGTACCATGACCAGGGACAGATCGCCCTGAAACTCAGGGGATTTGATGAAGGCATCACCATTGCCGGAGGCCTCCCTGCCCCTATCGTTACCTGTGCTCATGGTACGGCCTATGATATTGCCGGAACCGGTGTTGTGAAAACCAGCGCTTTTGAGAATGCAGTGAAGATGGCCTCCCGTATGGCCAACCACCTGCGTCAGCAAGCGTAA
- a CDS encoding tripartite tricarboxylate transporter TctB family protein encodes MQLKKVTSQMVIPVITAVIAALFIYLGITKYGFWHELRGPLPGFFPTLIGFALLALSFIAFLGSFKEEKTTYPIESWFPAFGVIAIMLATLVIGMIPSLALFVILWLKWYEKYSWKTTLIGLAVIMAIVIGAFVMWLGVPFPKGIIYNWIAY; translated from the coding sequence ATGCAATTGAAAAAGGTTACGAGTCAGATGGTGATTCCTGTAATCACAGCAGTGATAGCTGCTCTTTTCATCTATCTCGGGATCACCAAGTACGGCTTTTGGCATGAGCTCAGGGGACCGCTTCCAGGTTTTTTCCCCACTCTCATTGGATTTGCTTTGCTAGCTTTGAGCTTCATTGCATTCCTGGGCTCATTCAAGGAAGAGAAGACCACCTATCCGATTGAGAGCTGGTTTCCTGCTTTTGGCGTGATTGCCATCATGCTTGCCACTCTGGTTATTGGAATGATCCCCAGCCTTGCACTCTTTGTCATTCTTTGGCTCAAGTGGTACGAAAAGTATAGTTGGAAGACAACCCTTATCGGGTTGGCTGTCATCATGGCCATTGTAATCGGAGCCTTCGTCATGTGGCTCGGAGTTCCCTTCCCGAAGGGAATCATCTACAACTGGATCGCGTACTGA
- a CDS encoding tripartite tricarboxylate transporter permease: MENLEMLFMGFSVVLTFQNVMVTMLGAVLGLVVGAMPGIGSLAGVALLLPLTYKFNPTTAIIMLGALYYSNMYGGSFSAILLNIPGDSPAVMTALDGYPMATKRNRPGQALFTSNLSSFIGGFIGMIILTFMGPALAELGLKFGPAEMTSLLLVAMTSIGWLVGESPTKGVVLTLVGILLATMGMDTLTGSPRYDFGNMYLLGGIPFTPFVIGAVGFSQVLKLMAERNKKVDINLTQKLTIKGSMLTLHDVRRLVPPAIRSGFMGTFVGVLPGAGATTGAFLGYAAQKAFKSEEPLGSGAIEGIASCEAANNAAAAGSFAPLLALGIPGSGTGAVLLGGLMMWGLNPGPLLFSSNPDFAWGLIASLFLANLLTLFISLGVIPFLIKILTVPVRILIPIITVVCVVGGYSTSNSMYGVIIMFLSGLFGYILDRNGYGVAPMLLSFVLAPLLESNMRKAFIISNGGLGIFVDKPISAFLLLALLAIVMTPVVKFILRKAGIRKK; encoded by the coding sequence ATGGAAAATCTAGAAATGCTATTCATGGGCTTTTCAGTAGTCCTTACCTTTCAGAATGTTATGGTTACCATGCTTGGTGCTGTACTCGGCCTTGTGGTCGGTGCAATGCCTGGTATCGGTTCCCTCGCAGGGGTTGCCTTGCTGCTTCCCCTTACCTATAAGTTCAATCCAACCACCGCAATCATCATGCTTGGAGCACTCTATTATTCCAACATGTATGGTGGATCGTTCAGTGCAATCCTCCTGAATATCCCTGGAGACTCTCCTGCTGTCATGACCGCCCTTGATGGGTATCCGATGGCAACCAAGCGCAATAGGCCTGGTCAGGCTCTGTTCACTTCCAATCTTTCCTCCTTCATCGGTGGTTTTATTGGTATGATCATCCTTACCTTCATGGGACCTGCGCTTGCAGAGCTCGGCCTCAAGTTTGGTCCTGCTGAGATGACTTCTCTCTTGTTGGTTGCGATGACTTCCATCGGCTGGCTGGTAGGGGAGAGTCCGACCAAGGGCGTTGTTTTGACCTTGGTTGGTATCCTGCTGGCAACAATGGGTATGGATACGCTTACAGGAAGCCCCCGTTACGACTTCGGCAACATGTATCTGCTAGGGGGCATTCCTTTTACACCGTTCGTCATTGGAGCAGTCGGTTTCAGCCAGGTGCTTAAATTGATGGCGGAGCGAAACAAGAAGGTTGATATCAATCTTACACAGAAGCTGACGATCAAGGGATCGATGTTGACCCTCCATGATGTTCGTCGCCTTGTTCCTCCCGCTATCCGCAGCGGCTTCATGGGAACCTTTGTTGGTGTGCTTCCCGGAGCTGGTGCGACAACTGGAGCATTCCTTGGCTATGCAGCACAGAAAGCCTTCAAGAGCGAAGAGCCGCTTGGCAGCGGTGCAATTGAGGGAATCGCTAGCTGTGAGGCAGCAAACAACGCCGCCGCCGCTGGGTCCTTTGCTCCCTTGCTTGCCTTGGGTATCCCAGGTAGTGGTACCGGTGCAGTCTTGCTTGGTGGGTTGATGATGTGGGGTCTGAATCCTGGACCACTGCTTTTCTCCAGCAATCCTGACTTTGCATGGGGCTTGATCGCAAGCTTGTTCCTTGCAAACTTGCTCACCCTGTTCATTTCCCTTGGGGTTATTCCCTTCCTGATCAAGATCCTCACCGTCCCGGTACGGATCCTGATCCCGATCATCACCGTGGTCTGTGTGGTTGGTGGCTATAGTACCAGTAACTCCATGTATGGTGTGATCATCATGTTCCTCTCTGGGTTATTCGGGTACATCCTTGACCGCAATGGCTATGGAGTTGCTCCTATGTTGCTGTCATTCGTCCTGGCCCCGCTGCTTGAATCGAATATGCGTAAGGCCTTCATCATCAGCAATGGTGGTTTGGGAATCTTTGTTGACAAGCCGATTTCTGCCTTCTTGTTGTTGGCGCTCTTGGCAATCGTAATGACCCCTGTGGTGAAGTTTATTCTCCGCAAGGCTGGCATTCGAAAGAAATAA
- a CDS encoding tripartite tricarboxylate transporter substrate-binding protein → MRKIALVLALVLLVSMSVFANGTAEAADGAEKSFVPTRNVDWYVTSSPGGGSDIFTRTITDIATEEDLINGQNFVIQYKTDGAGEVGRLLVSNIKAGVQADHTLLTFNSGDLMPMVKNTSNRFQNFQPVAHMAVDKHLIFIGESSKYTSAEEIIDALNNGERLVLGGSKGDDIACHAALIKELGVTQDQLSYIAHDATSGAITAILGGHFDLLISKPAAASQYVEAGKLTPVLALSTSRFPGNLGSAPTLSELGYENVEVPNWRSVVAPKSMSQAAVNYWSNVMKQVNDTDAWQKGYIEKQKLVPDFMDTDTYRAYGMKFQADYLESIGKSE, encoded by the coding sequence ATGAGAAAAATTGCTCTAGTATTGGCCCTGGTTTTGTTGGTAAGCATGTCCGTTTTCGCAAACGGTACTGCTGAAGCTGCAGATGGTGCAGAGAAGTCCTTCGTTCCTACCCGTAATGTCGACTGGTATGTGACCAGCTCCCCCGGTGGTGGTTCAGACATCTTCACCCGCACGATTACCGACATTGCTACCGAAGAGGACCTGATCAACGGACAGAATTTTGTTATTCAGTACAAGACCGATGGTGCTGGTGAAGTTGGTAGACTGCTTGTTTCCAACATCAAGGCTGGCGTCCAGGCTGACCACACCTTGTTGACCTTCAACAGTGGTGACTTGATGCCGATGGTTAAGAACACCAGCAATCGTTTCCAGAATTTCCAGCCTGTTGCCCACATGGCTGTAGACAAGCACCTGATCTTCATCGGTGAGTCCTCCAAGTACACCAGTGCTGAAGAGATCATTGATGCTTTGAACAATGGAGAGAGATTGGTTCTTGGTGGTTCCAAGGGTGATGACATCGCTTGTCACGCTGCCCTCATCAAGGAACTTGGTGTTACCCAGGATCAGCTTTCCTACATTGCTCACGATGCAACCAGTGGTGCTATCACTGCAATTCTTGGTGGTCACTTCGACCTCTTGATCTCCAAGCCTGCAGCTGCTTCCCAGTATGTAGAAGCTGGCAAGCTCACCCCGGTTTTGGCACTTTCCACCAGCCGTTTCCCTGGAAACCTTGGTAGTGCTCCGACCCTCAGCGAGCTCGGTTACGAGAACGTAGAGGTTCCCAACTGGAGATCTGTTGTTGCTCCCAAGAGCATGAGTCAGGCTGCAGTCAACTACTGGAGCAATGTCATGAAGCAGGTCAACGACACCGACGCTTGGCAGAAAGGCTACATCGAGAAGCAGAAGCTGGTTCCCGATTTCATGGACACCGATACCTACAGAGCGTATGGTATGAAGTTCCAGGCTGACTACCTTGAGTCAATCGGTAAGTCTGAGTAA